The Centropristis striata isolate RG_2023a ecotype Rhode Island chromosome 1, C.striata_1.0, whole genome shotgun sequence nucleotide sequence ATAAAACTGAAGCAGAACAAAACAGCAGTACCTTCACCATGAcctgaaatgtatttaaaactttccctttttattcctctaaataaaatttgaaaaaggGTGAAACTATTTGGTCCCAAAGCAAACACAGCAGTGTACCTGCTGCAGACAGTCGTGACTGACGATGTGGGTTGTGCCGGTTCAGATCAAACTCTTACATGTCACAAGGCACAATGAAGAGTTTTTCCTAAAATAAGTGGATTGTTCACACATTAGAAAGTGGAGTCCTATGTTTTTAACAGATGGCCTTTACAATCTTAACATAGAGGTGTTgaaactagggatgggaattgaGAACTCCTCTGCCTTCGAGCTTATGGATTCCTTTTATCTATGTTTTTCTGACAGTCAAATTCTGCATCTATGCTGCTGGAAACTTGCAACAAGAAGGAGTCAAGGCAGAGAGAACGAAACAGTCCAATGTGTGACTTCGTTTCAAGaagaaagatgaaaacactGATGCTTGAAATGTTAGTAAAATGATTGCTTAAAGTAAATGTGGAAACACCAACAATATGCTGAAAAATATTTCTACGCCACACAGGCTTAAATTCCAGGAATGTCATGTATTTGATAATGGATACGATCAAGTGCTACGGCTTCCCAACCGCGCAGCACATCCATCACCAAGGATAAATAACCCTGGGTTATTAAAACTTTGCTGCCACGCAGGCAGGCTAAGTAGATTTTTATTTGACTAAGAAATCTTGTGTGGTTTTGAAgctgaaaaactgttttttttttccacacagaaattTGAACAGGAATCAATAAGGATATCAATTAAGAATCGGACCTACAAGTAGAAGACATAACAGCATAATTTCCCATCCCTAGTTGAAACTTTTTGTCCAACATACGCCCAATTTTGCATTTAACAGCTCATGCTCTCAACAACACCAGATGATCAGTGAGTCAGCTCCACAGACAAACTCACATAATCTCATAACTCACTTAGTAACTCACATAATCCTCCACACAACAGTCATTACGGAGGCTTTAACAGCTGGGGTTAACACATGCCAGaaaccaaacaacaacaaataacatcCCATGGGAGAAATCTCTTTCACTTCAGGTGTTTACAACTTCTCAAAAAACactcatgacatcatcagggaCTGATCACAACAGCAACAATGTACTGCGGGTTTTGGCCTGCAACCCGAGCAATTGGCAGCTGGCGtccagacagaaagaaaaaagtgagaaagtgtTTACACGGGGTCAAGACTTTGTCCAGGTTTAGTCTGGATTTGTCCGAGTAAAATCCTATATCTGCAGCAACACTACTGTTAATAATCTAGTGTGTAAGTGGTAAAAACGAAGCCTTTTACGGTAATTTCAGTAACATATTAAGCCTCTGGTGAAACATAAATGACATCTTGTGATCCTATGACTGGTTTGCTTTCACGTGagtcaaaaaatacagtacaaaactTTCTCTGATCTAACAAAAATGCCTGTTTACATAATTACTCCTGGAATAAATATTGTgttcttcatttattttccGAGCAAATCTACAAAATGGTTCAGGCACCACTGTGTTAGCGcacacatatgaaaataatgagACATTATAAGTCAAGTTTGACTGAGAGCTTGTGTTTGTGGCAGTGACGTACAGAAAATTAAGGCCTTGTACAGACTGCCAgcccaaattttttttttttttgcatattcagATTGTATCCAGATTGATTTTAGAAAGTCCCCAATGTACTTGCGTAGTGGACGCCTACATTGTTACCACAGTGCATACACTCTATCTTAAAGATGTGATTTGTAGTGTTGGACTCGAATATTCTACAATGTGAATATTCATTCATTGTGTAGgtatttgtttttcaattttgaAATCCCCACCCTctcaaaaccatgaaaatgatTGCCTCTATTTAAACTGAATACCATTAAAAACATGTACAGCCCTACTGATTTGATATACTAATTGGAtatgcctgcagtctgaacgtagCCTGAGTGattgtttaaaaacaacatgcatATATAGAGAAGCAGCATGTACAGTTGCTTTGGTAGGTTTCGGGTCAGAAATGTGTGCagaattaaaaaacatcaaatgagGCATCTTTGCAAAATGGCATAGTCTGTTTAAGGCAGCCAGTGGTTTTAGATAGAAATCTCACCTTAGTTGACCACTGATATTTCACTTTAACTATTCCAGCTGCACAGTTTATACCTGGAACACCTTGTTACCTTTAGCACATTTCACAGAATATTGACATGCCAACTGCATCcatacaaaaaaaagcaaagataaAAGAAAGCGTTTCACAGCTGTTAAAACATACAGAAGCAGCAGGACTGAAGGACAGCGTTTGTAGTGTAAAACCCAGTGTTACTGAAAACATGAATAAGTGGCAGGAGGCCTCTGATGCATCTCAGTTCACCTCAATTCCTTTTTATCTCAGCTGTTTGTCGTCTGCAGAGTTAAAGGGGAAAGTGATTGTAGGTCAGAGGTGATTCATTTGGCTTATTTAGACTGACTTTGAACTGAAGGaaccagacagacagtcagtctttcGCTCTGTGGGTCTTTTCCTTTGGTTCCATCCAGCAATATGCAGTTTTGACGTCCTGAGTATCTTTTCCTGTCCTCGATTCCTAGGATCTGCTAGCCCATTAGCAAATTAACATACCAGGCGGTGCCAGACTTGACACAGGATTAAAAAAGTGTCAGCTGGCTGAGGAGAAGAGACTGATGACACTTCCATCCACATTGACTTTGATCAGGTGCTcgaataataaaaacatgattgcCACATTCTTAAAAGGCCACAGAGTTGACCTGGTAACAGCTGACCAGGTCATTGGCTGTAGGATAGTGGATCAGTAGCACAGTCAGGTCTTCAGTGGAGACTAGTGCACCACATCGTTAATGTTATGGTCTATGTCGTACTTTTCACAGAACTTGTTCGTTAAGGGCAGGCAGGTGAGATGCTCCAGCCAGTGCCAGTTAATCGGGTAAATATAAAACCAAACGATGAGTGAAGAGAATAGCCCGATGTAGGCCAACATCGAGACGACAATGAGGATACGTTTCCGGTACTTGTCGAAGGTCCCGAAGGTGATGTAGGGCAGGAAGGCAAAGGAGAGCAGCAAGCCGCTGAGGAAACCAAATATGTGGGCGATGTTGTCGATCCACGGCAGGAGGCCGCacatgaagaggaagaggacgaTGCCCAGCAGCTTAAGAAAGGCTTTCCATGGCTTCTCCATTATCTGCCAACCTTGAAACAGCTCAACAAACAGGCAAGCCAGGAGTCCAAACTGAGAGCCTGCTGGACCCACCTGCAGGGAGAAAACACAAGATGCCACAGTTCAATTATAAGATATAATAAGCAGGATTTACCCAAATAACagagttaaaacaaaaatatcccTCCCAATCATTACTTGTGACCCACTAGAGGGTGTGTCGTGGTGTCTGAATCTGCAGAGACACTGCACTACACTGTCTATTTTCTCTTTTCGTTTTGCTGCCATTGGGACATTTCTGGGCACAAAACTACAGAAATGCTAGACACTGTCCTGGAAAATAATCCTGATACTGTATTCAGTTTCCGTTGAGCAGGGGAGGAGGGAACAGGTTTGAATGTAACAGTTAGCAAAatttcctgcatagtatgcctttaacaCCAACTTAACAAAGGAGGGATTCCCACTTACGtataaaatacctctcacaaTGCGTACAGACTCACGCGTATGACTGAGCAGTGGACACACACATCATCTCTGACGTTGTGGAGATAAAATGCATACATCCTGCTTACTGTTGACACAGAGCTTTAAGTGACCTTGATAGCATTGACcatttatatttgtttcaatGTCAGCAATTTGTCTTCTGAACAGTGAGTGTATTCTCCACTTATGTGGTAGTCAACACATGGTCATACAAGTGGGTCATACTGAAGATTTCAGTTTATATGTGTTGGTCTTAAATTTCACGCAACAAAGGACAAAAACAGCCTACAGAGACAGTATTTTAGGAGTAGCGACACGCAGTCTCTTTCCACGCTGTGGAAGAACCGCAGTCTGAGCTCTGGGTCAGGCAGTAAAGGTGATCAGATTAGAGTGACGTCAGGGCTGAGTTTGGAGGCTTGGCCTGGTCAGAGGCAGATGGCTAATCTGTGAAGATGTTTAACTACCACAACAGCACCCACGCTCTCACGCAGGCTGCCACGTTCCTAACACGCGCTGTGGTCACTCACCGTTGGCTGACTTAGAAAGTATTTCAACAAATGTTAAAGGTTGGAGTAGTGACCCGAGGGACACCTCTGCTAACTTAGCCCATTAGGAGTCACTTACTGCTGCACATTAATCAAACTAAACTATTGTGTATCCATCGTTTGTTTCTTCAATAACCCAATTAATATAAGgaatatttgtaatttgtaaaatattttttctgcacATACTCACCCACCCCAAAACTTatccacattaaaatgtctaaaaacaacaagAGCTATGATTTATTTGATGTTGCATTGTGTACCAACAATTTTCAAGTCTCAAAACAGTTAGTTTATTTTGGCCACCTGTTAGTAGCGTCATATCATTTTTATGCTTGTGTCAGCATTGCGATTGGCTGCCAAAAATCGTCACGTTAAAACATTCAAAGTGCCCAAACATTTATCACACCGGAGGTCACTACACCTGAATGTGCATTAGCATGTTGGATGTGCCGTTGTAGCTCACCGGTCACCAGCAAGTGGATCTTCCAGCTTCTGCGTTTTAACTGTACCCGTCATCGTGTGACTGTCTCACACACCAATCTGCTTGTTGTACCCACCTCAGCATATGTTGCTTACAGTGTGATGCTAAATCTGTCTGGGTAGAACTCACACTTGTTAAATTGAATAACACACATTCTACGTATGCAGCATcttcgcctcacagcaagagggtcgatgtgtctgcctctcgcccaatatCAGCttggatcagctccagcccctcgCGACCCGAGTTctgataagcggttaaggatagtGAATGAATGAACTTCCTTTATTTGAAATTTTTAGTACAAGTTATATTACATATAAATGATAAGTTATCTCAACAGATAGTTATTTAGTTGGCctcaaaactgaaaaatctaGTGCAGACAGATGACTTGAAATTTTTACTGTGAATATTAAAACTGGTACAGCCCTGATTTAAAACAATTACAGATTTCAGCTTCATGTTTTGTGTTCAGGAAAGAGATTTTTGAGTCAGCTGATCTAATAATAAGATTTGATGTGGATCTGCTTGTCTCAGATCTGCTTTACTTGTGAGAATTGTCATTATTCCAGTCACAGCTGCCGCAGGGTCCCCTTAACTCAACAGTTAAAAGGATAATCCACTTAAACTGCCTCCTTAAGCGCCTTGACCGCcccatgttttatttgcatgtgCTTCCTCTGGTTATTCCTGGTGTGAGCTGGTCACTGCTAAGCAGAGCTGGATGGTGGGATTTCTGGCTCACACGTCAAGGTACGTCATACTGAGAGAGCCACCTCATGTCACATCACGCAAATATCTGACAAGAACAACTGTAGAGACCTGTACTCGGTCTcaggctggagacttttgggactgtggtggagaggagaacactgaacaaactgctggccatcatggacaatgatcagcaccctctccatcacacagtagaaagacagcggagcaccttctctcacaggctgctccagctccgctgtcatagggacagatataaaaaatctttccttccacatgccatcacactgtacaataacaaataatagcctggttcattacatactgtctatgcactttatgtgttctttatgcacactgttcattgcaccttttttgtttcatagcaccaacatttttatactgtatattcatatttattctgcactggaattctattctactccttctttagacactttatattttattgtatttttatattttattgcttgaagtatgcctaggttgttctttttatttaattgtgttgtcattgtctatgtgtgtaatgctgctgctacactgtaatttcccagcttgggataaataaagtatatcgatcgatagatatacttttaaattaaataaaaagaacaacctaggcatacttcaagcaataaaatataaaaataaaataaaatataaagtgtctaaagaaggagtagaatagaattccagtgcagaataaatatgaatatacagtataaaaatgttggtgctatgaaacaaataaggtgcaatgaacagtgtgcataaagaacacataaagtgcatagacagtatgtaatgaaccaggctattatttgttattgatcTATATCGATCTATCGATCGAtcgatctatctatccatccatccatccatctatccatccatctatcaatcAACTGGTGACGGCTTATGAAGGAGATGAAAGATGTGTCGATGACatcaaaacacaaatacaaaggccaagaagcaaaataaaatctgtCATTGTTTACTCATCCAtgacgattattcatcatgaaCTCTTTCACAGGTGTGCTAGGAGGAGCCTTTTGTGTTCATATTGGTGTACAGACCAGAAGCTTCACCAGACAAGTCTATTCTTTGCAACAATCCCTTTTGTTTAAAAGAGAAAACGTGGTCCCATTCACGAAGAACTGTAGCAGTGGCCTTTGTTTGCCCACACAATGGCATTAGACTAATCTGTTAAAGGGGAAAGTGAGCTTTACTAAGACACACTGAGGAGAACAGACGTGCCAGTAAAAAGTAGGTAATCCAGGCTGTGTTCTTTTCACCCTCAGAGATTTGTAGAGatcaacatgttgttttttgcaaagaTTATACTTTTGAATTAGTAACTTTTATACGAGGTGGAGTAACAAAAAAAGGCATTGTTGCAGTTCCGGACGTCACGGTTAATacacaattatttgtttcagaTATCAGTGGATCTCCTGGTTCAGTATTATGTTTTCTCCCTGACAGATGACAGAACACAGAGGTGCATCGACCGGTCAGAGCGATTTAAAGGTGTGAACAGCCTTCACCTTATTAGTTGACTCAGCAACCGTCTCTCACAGACTCACACCAACTTAATCTTGTGTGACGAGAGGATTGCTTCAGCTTTCCATCAGCACATCCGACAGGACGTTATAGAGTGGATTAATTAAGGTAGCAGTCtccaaataaaacatagaaaaacagTACAACTTCATCCTGCAGGTGTACAGGCAGGTGTATGTCAGCATAGAtcattgtgtgtgttgtctctaacattaaaaatgaaacacagaCTTAAAACTAACCTAAACTTAACCTGTATTCATTAACCTTTTACAGTTGTGGTCTGTGTTGGTACATATCAGCACAGGTTGTTCTTTTAAGAGATAGTTAAAGACTTGTTGGCACTGCTTTCTTCACAGGAATAACCCAactacagtaaaaacaatagtctaataaTGTGTTATCCACTTAAGCTTAGTTCGTCCAGGCAATACACAGCGAGGTGATTCCTGTGCCCCCCCAGAGCTCTCTAGAAGGGGGCAGTCAGGTCTGCTCTAATAATCCCCAGTTCGAGAAACTCCCTTCCAGTAAGTGAGCCAAGGTAAGCTGTGCTAAGCCACTGAGTGGAGacagcaggaaaacacacagtaGTTACATGAGAAATGTGTGAATTGTTTTTAGCTTTCAATTTTGTAACTGTTACAGCATGAGCGGTAAAAGGCTGATTATGTTCATGTGGCACAGAAAGACCAGCTATTAGGTCTAAAAATACTGCAGAGGTGACacagaggagggaaaaaagataaatgcatcGTGTATAACAGTCTGAGCTGGTTTAAATGTCTGGGATGTTAAGATGTGAAATATGGAGCCAAAGCTGCAGCCCTCACCAAATTGTCAGAGATCATTATAACGTGTATTTCACTGTGTGAATACGTGCTTGTGCATATCAGCATGTATTGAGTGAGAGTGCTTAATTAATGGAAGTAAATCAGCTTCTCTTGAAAATCTCTTGGCAAGAAAAGctgtttttcaccttttttctctGAGTTTGTGCACCTGGAAGGTTACAGCAGATTTAATGTTTACTTTCCTATGATACGTAGGAACAAAATTGTTGAATCAACTATTCTAGGGCTGTGCTGCTGTCTCCACATTTGAACCTGTAGATTGTGTTTTAATATTCACCACTGTATTCTATAAAATTTAGATTGCTCTTCTTTGATTAAGTGATGTGATAATCACTAATATCTTTAAATCTTCAAAGCTCTGGCCAGTAAATTACCATCATAGAGTTGTATATTACATATGTGTGCTGGTTCTTCAGGTACCTTGTGCCAGGACTGATCTTAGAAAGACTGCTTTTGGTATTGGAACCTCCTACAACATGACCTAAAACTGAATACTCTTACATTGCTTGGATTTGGGATACTCTATAACTGTCCATTATCTACCTTTAACGGTTTTAACAgatattgtttgttgttttatatgattagaattttattttaactgGTTTGCTTAATGATTTTTTGGTTTGATGTCTTTATGCATGGTGGGCATCAATGAAAAAGAGGGTCTTCCTCAGTTGATTCCCACAGACTTTCTTCATGGTGTTTTTACTATTGGGGCCTTACTGTACACTTGTAGCACACCCAAAtattttacataactgaatGTAACCTTTTGGTTGActtttataaacacacacaggtattaaaaaaaaaaaaaaagattacaaaaaacGGAAACTGCACTGCTCCAGCCTCTATGCCCAAACCTTACCTTGCCCCATGTTACCACCTGCAGGTTTTTTAGAgtctattatatattatatgtacactttatttatgtgtgtattcGTGTGAAGAACTCACCTCAGCTCTGTAGGGCAGAAACAGGGCGGAGGCGAGGTTTCCAGTGATACCACTGAGGATATAAATGATGGAGATACGGACCCAACCTGCCAGCTTCTCCAGGTCTCTCAGTATGGTCATCTGGAACACCACCGACACCAGGCAGTGAAagagcctacacacacacacacacacatacacacacacacacagacagacacacacagacacagacacacagacacacgtcAGAGGATTAAACATCTATGCAGTCTGCTGGTATTTAtatcaaacatgcattttgacatatgcttcaaacatcTTCACCTTTTACATTAAGCTCCACtggcttgtttgtttgcctgttgTAAAAGCCGACCCAAGGGATTTCCCACGTGCGGAGTATTAGCACTAAGTATCAGTATACATGTGAGTGAGCAGCTCAGAAGCACTGGGGCCTCATTTAGAAATATTTCATTAAGTTTGAATCCTGAAGGATGTGTGACAATGAGAGCGCACTTTGTAATTATTCATAGCAAGCGACTAAAACGGCTCATTGACTCAGTGTAATCGGCTTAACACTTTGTCAAGGCATATTAAACATTCTTTCAATGCTATTGAGCACTTATACAGTTTTTGCAGTGACTACATACTGAGTGGCTGACTCAGCTGTACACAAGAAATGAATTAACAAAATAGGAATTAGAAAAGACCTGTGCGTTGGATTTAATGGCATCGAGTGGTGAGGTTGCCGATTGCCACCATAGCAATGTTTCGTAAAAATGAGATAAAGGTCCTctctatttttctgttttcagctACTATAGAGGCATGGCTATGCAACATGGCGGACCCAGTCCCTATGTAGATAAGAAAGGCTAATTTTAAGATAATGGAAACATGCAATTCTTACTTTTGTTTGATTATACACTAATGAAAACATATTAATGAATATTGCTTTATCTAATTTCTGCTAAGAGATCcccctaaatcctacacactgctcctttaagagCCCCATCTAAATGTGTTCAAGAAAGTTTACTTGAAAAGAAATAAATCTCTGTCTGCAGAGGTTTGTGAGGTGTGCGGCGCGTACCCAGCGTGGAGGAAGAGCGACAGCCAGAGACGATAGAACTGATCAGGAACATCAGGGTTGAGGAAGGGCAACAAGCCGCATACATCATCCAGACAGTGGACCTGCACGACAGAAGTGTGTGGGTtcagaaatgtaataaaataccaacacacagacacacacgcacatatcaCAAGCGCACACACTACCTGTGAGCAGAGCGTGGCATCCTCGTGGAAGTAACCGTGCATGAAAGAGCAATACTCTCTGGTCGCGATCTCACATCTACAGGAGggacaagaaaaatgcaattcaTATTTTCTCCACATGACCTGGCAACGCAGCTGATTAAGAAGTGGGACAGAAGATCACGATGATATCTGCAGACCTTGAAGCCCCTAAAAAACACACGTCTCACCTGCCCTTAGTTCCTATGCAGCACGGCCGTCCCTTGATGTTACAGTCCATGTGTCTGTAGCCTGTGTGGTTCCACTTCTTGGGATATGTGCACACCTGGAGAAATGACACACAATGAGTCGTTACATAGACATACTGTAGAATACAGTATGGGAATGTGTCCATGGTCTCTCCCTTATGGAGAAATgttccaaaatatgtgtgtatatacatgtgTTATATAGTTACGTCTTCTCGTTTGAGTAAAACTTAAAAGCTTGTCCCCGCTTGATTCTAAGATGTTGGATAGCTATAGTGGATTTAGAGTaatgtgcaaaagtcttaggcagatGTGAAAAAATTCCCAGAAGAtgctgatgctggtttgaaggcaagggtggtcacaccaaatactGATAAGATTTAGATTTCTCTTCTGTTCAtccactttgcattttgttaattgataaaaaactattaacattaacatttttgaaagctttctaattttacagcatttttttcacacctgcttattatatatcaaatatatatatatatatataaaatatatatataaaaataaaatatatatataatatatatatatatatcatatatatatatgtatcatatataaatatatatatcatatataaatatatatatatgatatataaatatatatatcatatatatcatatatatcaatatatatatatatatatcatatatatcaatatatatatatatatatcatatatatcatatatatcaatatatatatatatatcatatatatcatatatatatatatatatatatatatatatatatatatatatatatataaaaaaaaacttggataaaaaatgaatttcccCTTACCGGCCACTGGGTGATGTCATCTGGCCATGTATGAGGCGCCGCAGAGGCAGGCTCTTCACACACTCTGTGCACAACATGCAACACACAAGGAcagaagaagacttgaaattatGAACAAATGCTGCCAATTTACTTACAAATCCACAAAGACAActttcatttgatttttattattgttctaCGTGACATATGTGGCACAACGAACACATACATATTCTCACCTGGGATCCTGGTGACAGACAGAACCAGAGGACCTGGGAACGTCCACCTGCTCATTTGACCATTTAATGAAGGTGGCCAGCGTCTCCTGCAtatacagtcattttttttatttcacagaaaaaggaaataattaaataataaacagaagAGTAATAATTGTGTATATCCATGGTATGGCATCTTAAAACACCCAAAACTCAATATGAAGATATCAGTTCACAATTTAAATCCTTAAGAAATGTTAATCTACCTAACAAGATATCCATAAGCAACATATCTTTTTATTGAGAAAAAAGGGATCCGtttcttttaaataatgttgcaCTTACATTTAAAACTCTTTCTAGACTGATGAATTACAGTAATGGCAAAAATTGTGAAGAAGTACGGAAAGAATGGTCATTCTATGAAGGGTTCAAAATGTATCTTCATTTAGATTATTTTTGGTGCAATCCAGAGAATATTCAAATTGGGTTTCTTTCCGAtgagaaacttaaaaaaaaaaaattctaattcatatccaaaatgtttattgtttactcAAGGGAAAATCAATCAAATGGCTGTTAATTCATTTTAAGAATGGCTGTTATCAGGGATTTTTTGCAAATGGTTGCaacttatgtgtgtgtttgagaatgTATGCTTTCTCTATTTTGTGGCTATAGTTGTGTGTACCTTAAGCACATTGAATTACCTTTTGAGTGTTTCTTTTATAATTTACTGTGcatatttattaaatgtatatttgcTTGACTTTGTTTGCAAGCAAAGTTTATTTTACTGACaagttaataaacaaataaacaaaaaagtatgAAGGTGCAGGAGAAAGCCACTGACCGAGCAGTCGGAGCTGCGCGTCTGCACACATCCAGAGTTATCGTTCTGAACGCAGCAGCCAGACTCTTTCTCCAGGTCTTTGGCTCTCTGGATCAGACTGACTATCTGTGTGTCCTTTCGGATGCACGGTGAGAACTTGGCCCCCAGGTGGATCAGGTCCTCCTGAAGTGGAGTATAAGTACATAATTGCAAAGATGCACAAACTTGACAATCTACATATAGTGAGGTGATCTACGGAGAGAAAAAACTCTCTCTATTTCTTACATGTGTTATTTCTGGATGTTGGTTATGTTTCTCTGTCTCAGAACAAGTTGTCAACATATTTCCACATTATTTCATTGTCAAGCCAAACCTCACACAGGAAACAAACTCTTTTTTAGAGAAGTAACTTGCTAGGCCAAAGCAAAGAGTAACTGATAAAACAGTGTGGGGCAAGAGGCGGTTAGAGCTTGATGAAAGTAACGGTATGTGGCAGGAAATGCAGTAGCTGATAAAATCGCAAAATAATGACGGTATAACCATGCATCAGCGAGGCAAAAATAGTCTGGTCACCCACTGATACAACACACTGTGAAACTGTGAATAAATGTGGAATaatgaaatagaaatataagtattctttttaaataaaaccagttaattTATATAACTATTTGTacttattcatatatttattttttgtatatttgtcatctcatgcatttatttcaagagaattattttataatgtttttaatgttttttattttatttttactattggCATAAATTGCATTCTATATCCATCTCGGTAGATATATAGATAAACATATTGTGTAACACAGCAGCTAAACTGAGATTCGTAGGTGACTCACGGAGCTCGGACCAATCCAAAAGTTCTCCTGTTGGATAAATTTGACACTCTCATAAATGCCTTTGTTCTTCAGCACCTACAGAGGACGACAGAGGGACACAGTTGGTAAATTATCTGCTAACATTTAAGtaccaaaacatttaaagttcaCGGGTCAATATTCATTTAAGATttctgagaaagaaaaaacattaagtCTCTGAAATGCATCttgtttttaatgaattgtTTACTTGGATAAGGcgtttaaatatttaatgctttCAGACATGTATTGATTGAGCAGGTTATGTAAGTGCACACAGATAGCATAGATTCccgcacaaaaaaaacaaaaaaataaccagccactggcaagtttttttttaatgtcatcttGGAAGCAAAATGCAAGCAATCATGTCAAAAAACGGCAAATTAACATAAAAGTTTTGAGCTTCACTCACCAGTTCAGATGTAGAATGTTGTGCAAACCCCACAGGGGCGAAACCGTATGTACAACAGGCCAACAGAGTGATGACAATATGGACAAATGTGATCCAGT carries:
- the LOC131977102 gene encoding inactive rhomboid protein 2-like is translated as MASLGGEEPPPNGGQPDSRLKSKKPPSLVIAIPPPEAMTHHDPAKQPLRPSLKKSMSGQATGSVSESMRDGAGEGGFSFRDRRAKFGRQQSLSQSIRRNTAQWFGVGEDCETKQQLWHRKSLRHCSQRYGKLKPQYREPDTASSIDQGPNSPATAKMPKIVDPLARGRAFRCPDEMDGRSPRTPHTAQGGPVTPGVTSLSSFTSQRSGYSRFPRRKRESVARMSIRAASNLIRGHGGLTGSQTGRSFPKRSFVRPSWMDEDTVDSADASESLFFSKVDAHDEMYSMADDVFESPPMSAAFGPIEPDQKFPSLKDVSRTPRTPTAAQEKSHPRRGGRIASQVKHFAFDKHKRQYGMGVVGKWLNRNYRRSLSSNVQKQLDDFPSHRPYFSYWITFVHIVITLLACCTYGFAPVGFAQHSTSELVLKNKGIYESVKFIQQENFWIGPSSEDLIHLGAKFSPCIRKDTQIVSLIQRAKDLEKESGCCVQNDNSGCVQTRSSDCSETLATFIKWSNEQVDVPRSSGSVCHQDPRVCEEPASAAPHTWPDDITQWPVCTYPKKWNHTGYRHMDCNIKGRPCCIGTKGRCEIATREYCSFMHGYFHEDATLCSQVHCLDDVCGLLPFLNPDVPDQFYRLWLSLFLHAGLFHCLVSVVFQMTILRDLEKLAGWVRISIIYILSGITGNLASALFLPYRAEVGPAGSQFGLLACLFVELFQGWQIMEKPWKAFLKLLGIVLFLFMCGLLPWIDNIAHIFGFLSGLLLSFAFLPYITFGTFDKYRKRILIVVSMLAYIGLFSSLIVWFYIYPINWHWLEHLTCLPLTNKFCEKYDIDHNINDVVH